From Paenibacillus sp. GP183, the proteins below share one genomic window:
- a CDS encoding YncE family protein, with translation MSGIMGRGSSNSLFKRFQQTSMVLCCLGIALVPTVASAASDVQFNLVTTIDLPGKPGAGDVVAADPLLHKVYLSQKGNNNVIVIDTDTNTVAATVYGVNVGNGLTYNSDYIFVASEKDEAVVVISKKDWSIVKKVPTGGKAPDSINYISKENAVAVVNNGSNTMSFISAQSPFSVIATMNLKDSPKVGPDLGVYVPETNTLYQPEDNNVLVINPKTHTIGKMFTYDLPEKEPLRGLYFDSVKKILWIATKGKQMFAVDATSGNIVAKFDATAGQDQITVDLKNRILFAAESSTGLAEVIDMDAMRRLPDLYVGGKKGGSHTLDIMPDTNTIYAFEPLLNKVAVIKIEKTFPAYVLSPDDANKGIALLQAAYKATDDDVVKAGFHRLANEFRKASGQPIED, from the coding sequence ATGAGTGGAATTATGGGTAGAGGTAGTTCAAACAGTTTATTCAAACGTTTTCAGCAAACTTCAATGGTTCTCTGTTGTCTGGGAATCGCTTTAGTGCCTACGGTGGCATCAGCCGCTTCAGACGTTCAATTTAACTTAGTGACAACAATCGATTTACCTGGAAAACCAGGTGCAGGAGATGTTGTGGCGGCTGATCCCTTACTCCACAAAGTTTACCTTTCCCAAAAAGGAAACAACAACGTTATTGTGATTGATACGGACACGAATACAGTGGCTGCAACCGTGTACGGTGTAAATGTAGGTAATGGTTTGACGTATAATTCTGATTATATCTTTGTTGCGTCAGAGAAAGACGAAGCTGTTGTAGTCATATCGAAAAAAGATTGGTCAATCGTTAAGAAAGTCCCTACGGGAGGCAAAGCACCGGACAGCATAAATTACATTTCTAAAGAAAATGCTGTTGCTGTAGTCAACAATGGGAGTAATACGATGTCATTCATTTCGGCTCAAAGTCCATTTTCAGTTATAGCCACCATGAATTTGAAAGATTCCCCCAAAGTAGGTCCAGATCTGGGAGTTTATGTACCAGAGACGAATACGCTATACCAACCAGAGGATAACAATGTCTTAGTCATTAACCCAAAAACACATACAATTGGCAAAATGTTTACATATGACTTGCCAGAAAAAGAACCTTTAAGAGGTTTGTATTTTGATTCAGTTAAAAAAATCCTTTGGATCGCTACAAAAGGCAAGCAGATGTTTGCAGTGGATGCAACGTCGGGTAACATAGTTGCCAAGTTTGATGCTACTGCAGGACAAGACCAAATAACGGTTGATCTTAAAAATCGTATTTTGTTCGCTGCGGAATCATCTACCGGGTTGGCAGAGGTCATTGATATGGATGCTATGCGAAGGTTACCTGACTTGTATGTTGGCGGCAAAAAAGGTGGCTCACATACATTAGACATTATGCCTGATACGAATACGATCTATGCCTTTGAACCACTCCTCAATAAAGTGGCTGTAATTAAGATTGAAAAAACTTTTCCAGCATATGTGCTTTCGCCCGATGACGCCAATAAAGGAATTGCATTATTGCAAGCAGCTTATAAAGCCACAGATGATGATGTGGTAAAAGCCGGGTTTCATCGGCTGGCCAATGAATTTCGGAAAGCTTCCGGCCAACCGATTGAAGACTAG